The Glycine soja cultivar W05 chromosome 15, ASM419377v2, whole genome shotgun sequence region ATGGCTACCAACCAAAAACGTTACAGCTTACatactcaaaataaaaatcgaAGAATCCTTTGGTGATTTAAGAAACAATAGCATGAAACCAGTGGGTTCCTCTATCTGGCtatcacaaaaaataaagatttttgtACTTCTAAAAAACTTAAGGTTGAGATCGAAGATTGTAACCTAACCCAAAGCCACGAGGACTGGCCATGGTGGCGTGTAGGACAATGTCACCGACGCCGCGTGGGGGCGAGGTTCAAGTCGAGCAGCCACGTGGCGGTTGCGACTAGAGGACCCGACGGTGTTGCTTTGGCTAGAACTTGCGTTCTTAACATTATCGAAAGGAAGAGCGAAATTAGTCTTCGCCTTGTGGCCGCAAAACTCCCGTGTGAAGGAAATTAACACAAGAAGACATAGGTCGGATAAAATCTTCGAAGGAAGCTGTTGACCGATGATGTAAGGGGGTTCGGCGATGACGGAGCGTGGCGGCAACAGCAACCATGAAGGAAGGGAAGGAGGAGATGATTTGGTAGAGAGAGTCCATGGTAACACTTTGCTCCGTAGCTAAATCTAATTATTGTAAATTGTCCTAGGCACAGTAAAAAAAACGCTAAAGATACAAATATGCATAATGCAAtaacttaaaacatatttaaatcttcaaactattataaaaactaaattgcGGATAGCACTCGCTGGAGAACAGAGACAGGACAATGTTGTTGACAATGGCGAAAAGCATAACGAACTTCGGCACCTACTCGACTTGTAACTGTCATACAAGTGAAGCCAACTATGCCAAACCTCGTAATTGTTTCATCTTCTTCCAACAACCTTCAAGAAAATACTTTTTATCTTCATACTTGGATGTTCCTCGTAGTAGCACTAGGGTCGGTGCCTTTGCCAAGTTGGACGAAAACACCAAAATTTGCAAATTCTGCGAGGTGGGTGATCTCAGAAATGCCGTGGAATTGCTCAGAATGTCCCAAAAATCGGAGCTTGACTTGAACGCTTACTCTTCTATCTTGCAGCTCTGTGCTGAGCACAAGTGTTTGCAAGAGGGTAAGATGGTTCATTCAGTTATCTCCTCCAATGGCATACCAATTGAAGGGGTTTTGGGTGCAAAACTAGTATTCATGTATGTGAGTTGTGGAGCTTTAAGAGAAGGGAGACGGATATTTGATCATATTCTCAGTGATAATAAGGTTTTTCTGTGGAATCTTATGATGTCTGAATACGCAAAGATTGGCGATTATCGTGAAAGTATAtatctttttaagaaaatgCAGAAACTGGGAATTACAGGGAATTCTTATACGTTTTCATGTATCTTGAAGTGTTTTGCTACTTTGGGAAGGGTAGGCGAGTGTAAAAGAATCCATGGGTGTGTTTATAAACTGGGCTTTGGTTCTTATAATACTGTTGTTAACTCTCTAATTGCGACTTACTTCAAAAGTGGAGAAGTTGACAGTGCACACAAGTTGTTCGATGAATTGGGTGACCGAGATGTTGTGTCCTGGAATTCTATGATAAGTGGGTGTGTGATGAATGGTTTTTCCCACTCTGCACTTGAGTTTTTCGTTCAGATGCTCATTTTGAGGGTTGGTGTGGATTTGGCTACCTTGGTTAATTCTGTTGCGGCTTGTGCAAATGTTGGTAGTCTTTCATTGGGGAGAGCACTTCATGGACAAGGAGTGAAAGCTTGTTTTAGTAGGGAAGTTATGTTTAACAATACCTTACTAGACATGTATTCAAAATGTGGTAATTTAAATGACGCAATTCAAGCTTTTGAGAAGATGGGTCAAAAGACTGTTGTCTCTTGGACTTCATTAATTGCTGCTTATGTAAGAGAAGGTCTATATGATGATGCAATAAGGTTATTCTATGAAATGGAAAGCAAAGGGGTTAGTCCAGATGTTTATTCCATGACTAGTGTCCTTCATGCTTGCGCTTGTGGCAATTCATTGGATAAAGGAAGAGATGTACACAATTACATTAGAAAGAACAACATGGCCTTGTGCTTGCCTGTGTCTAATGCTCTCATGGATATGTATGCAAAATGTGGAAGCATGGAAGAAGCTTATTTAGTCTTCTCTCAAATTCCAGTTAAGGACATTGTCTCGTGGAATACCATGATTGGAGGTTATTCAAAAAACTCTCTTCCTAATGAAGCTCTTAAACTTTTTGCTGAGATGCAAAAAGAATCAAGACCTGATGGTATTACAATGGCTTGCTTACTTCCAGCTTGTGGAAGCCTAGCTGCTCTAGAGATAGGCAGAGGGATACATGGATGCATACTGAGAAATGGTTACTCATCAGAGTTGCATGTAGCTAATGCACTTATCGATATGTATGTAAAGTGTGGGTCACTAGTTCATGCACGATTGCTCTTTGATATGATTCCTGAGAAGGATTTGATCACTTGGACTGTTATGATTTCCGGGTGTGGCATGCATGGGCTTGGAAATGAAGCAATCGCCACTTTCCAAAAGATGAGGATTGCAGGTATTAAGCCTGATGAGATTACCTTCACTTCTATACTTTATGCTTGCAGTCATTCTGGATTACTGAATGAGGGGTGGGGATTTTTTAATTCTATGATAAGTGAATGCAACATGGAGCCCAAGTTAGAGCACTATGCTTGCATGGTAGATCTCCTGGCCCGCACTGGAAATCTTTCGAAGGCCTACAACTTAATCGAGACAATGCCAATTAAACCAGATGCTACAATTTGGGGTGCCTTGCTTTGTGGGTGCAGGATCCATCATGATGTGGAGCTAGCAGAAAAAGTGGCAGAGCATGTTTTTGAGCTAGAGCCAGACAACGCAGGATATTATGTACTTCTGGCCAACATCTATGCAGAGGCAGAAAAGTGGGAAGAAGTAAAGAAGTTACGCGAGAGGATTGGTAAGCGGGGACTAAAAAAGAGTCCAGGCTGTAGTTGGATAGAGGTCCAAGGAAAATTTACTACCTTTGTTTCTGCAGATACTGCACACCCTCAAGCCAAAAGTATATTCTCATTACTGAATaatttgagaataaaaatgaagaatgaAGGTCATTCTCCTAAGATGAGGTATGCCTTGATTAATGCAGGTGACATGGAGAAGGAAGTAGCTTTGTGTGGGCACAGTGAGAAGTTAGCTATGGCTTTTGGTATATTAAATTTGCCGTCTGGGAGGACTATTAGGGTTGCCAAGAATCTACGAGTATGTGATGATTGTCACGAGATGGCAAAGTTCATGTCCAAGACAACCAGAAGGGAAATTATCTTGAGAGATTCAAATCGGTTTCACCATTTCAAGGATGGTTTCTGTTCTTGCAGAGATTTCTGGTAAATAAATTGTTGGAGAAATTCAATTGAGGGGAAGTCATAGTGATATCATATCAATTTACCCCTTTCATGAATAAATCTTATGTCAATCAGTGTTG contains the following coding sequences:
- the LOC114387360 gene encoding pentatricopeptide repeat-containing protein DOT4, chloroplastic-like, giving the protein MLLTMAKSITNFGTYSTCNCHTSEANYAKPRNCFIFFQQPSRKYFLSSYLDVPRSSTRVGAFAKLDENTKICKFCEVGDLRNAVELLRMSQKSELDLNAYSSILQLCAEHKCLQEGKMVHSVISSNGIPIEGVLGAKLVFMYVSCGALREGRRIFDHILSDNKVFLWNLMMSEYAKIGDYRESIYLFKKMQKLGITGNSYTFSCILKCFATLGRVGECKRIHGCVYKLGFGSYNTVVNSLIATYFKSGEVDSAHKLFDELGDRDVVSWNSMISGCVMNGFSHSALEFFVQMLILRVGVDLATLVNSVAACANVGSLSLGRALHGQGVKACFSREVMFNNTLLDMYSKCGNLNDAIQAFEKMGQKTVVSWTSLIAAYVREGLYDDAIRLFYEMESKGVSPDVYSMTSVLHACACGNSLDKGRDVHNYIRKNNMALCLPVSNALMDMYAKCGSMEEAYLVFSQIPVKDIVSWNTMIGGYSKNSLPNEALKLFAEMQKESRPDGITMACLLPACGSLAALEIGRGIHGCILRNGYSSELHVANALIDMYVKCGSLVHARLLFDMIPEKDLITWTVMISGCGMHGLGNEAIATFQKMRIAGIKPDEITFTSILYACSHSGLLNEGWGFFNSMISECNMEPKLEHYACMVDLLARTGNLSKAYNLIETMPIKPDATIWGALLCGCRIHHDVELAEKVAEHVFELEPDNAGYYVLLANIYAEAEKWEEVKKLRERIGKRGLKKSPGCSWIEVQGKFTTFVSADTAHPQAKSIFSLLNNLRIKMKNEGHSPKMRYALINAGDMEKEVALCGHSEKLAMAFGILNLPSGRTIRVAKNLRVCDDCHEMAKFMSKTTRREIILRDSNRFHHFKDGFCSCRDFW